From the Cucurbita pepo subsp. pepo cultivar mu-cu-16 chromosome LG05, ASM280686v2, whole genome shotgun sequence genome, one window contains:
- the LOC111795654 gene encoding delta(12)-oleate desaturase-like, with product MGEKGVHERVPHAKPPFTLTQIKKAIPPHCFHRSLLRSFTCLLSDLASVSLFSYLAIAHFRLIPYPFPYIAWPLYWVFQGCTLTGIWVIAHECGHHAFSDYQLIDDIVGFFLHSALLVPYFSWKYSHRRHHSNTGSLERDEVFVPKPKSQIPWYSKYFNNPPGRLISLIATLTLGWPLYLAFNVSGRPYDRWACHYDPYAPIFTKREWIQVYISDAGILGMAFVLYRIAMAKGAFWVMRIYGIPLLIVNGFLVLITFLQHTHPALPHYDSSEWNWLRGALATVDRDYGVLNRVFHNITDTHVAHHLFSTMPHYHAKEATEAIKAVLGEYYRLDRTPVLKAIWREAKECVYVEADEDANSEKGVVWYRKNL from the coding sequence ATGGGAGAAAAGGGCGTTCATGAGCGAGTTCCTCACGCAAAGCCTCCTTTCACTCTCACCCAAATCAAGAAAGCCATTCCTCCCCACTGCTTCCACCGCTCTCTTCTCCGTTCCTTCACCTGCTTACTTTCCGACCTCGCCTCTGTTTCTCTGTTCTCCTACCTCGCCATTGCCCATTTCCGCCTTATCCCCTACCCATTCCCCTACATTGCATGGCCCCTTTACTGGGTTTTCCAAGGCTGCACCCTCACCGGCATTTGGGTCATTGCTCATGAGTGCGGCCACCATGCTTTCTCCGACTACCAATTAATCGACGACATCGTTGGCTTCTTCCTCCACTCTGCTCTCCTCGTCCCCTACTTCTCTTGGAAATACAGTCACCGACGCCACCACTCCAACACCGGCTCCCTCGAACGAGACGAGGTCTTCGTCCCAAAACCCAAATCTCAAATCCCCTGGTATTCCAAGTATTTCAACAATCCACCAGGGAGGCTAATTTCTCTTATAGCAACACTCACTCTGGGGTGGCCCCTGTACTTGGCCTTCAACGTCTCAGGCCGTCCCTACGACCGTTGGGCGTGCCACTACGATCCCTACGCCCCAATTTTCACAAAGAGAGAATGGATTCAAGTTTACATCTCCGATGCGGGGATTTTGGGCATGGCTTTTGTGCTATACCGCATTGCTATGGCGAAAGGGGCGTTTTGGGTCATGCGTATTTACGGAATTCCGTTGCTTATCGTGAATGGGTTTTTAGTTTTGATCACGTTTTTGCAGCACACACACCCTGCGTTGCCGCACTACGATTCTTCGGAATGGAATTGGCTGAGAGGGGCTCTGGCGACTGTGGACAGAGACTATGGGGTACTGAACAGAGTGTTTCATAACATAACGGACACGCATGTGGCGCACCATTTGTTCTCGACGATGCCGCATTATCATGCTAAAGAGGCGACGGAAGCGATAAAGGCAGTACTGGGAGAGTATTATCGGTTGGATAGGACCCCTGTTTTGAAGGCCATTTGGAGGGAGGCTAAAGAGTGTGTTTATGTTGAGGCTGATGAGGATGCTAATTCTGAAAAAGGAGTTGTCTGGTACCGTAAGAATCTCTGA
- the LOC111794764 gene encoding peroxidase N produces METSSCRLKGRFALLMIVFLMLCGATRAQLTVDFYKSSCPNLLRIVRREVVKAIKSEMRTAASLLRLHFHDCFVNGCDGSVLLDGSDGEQFALPNINSLRRLEVIDSIKSAVENSCSGVVSCADILTLAARDSVLLSGGPTWKVLLGRRDGLVANKTGADQVLPAPFENIDGILKKFTDVGLDLTDVVALSGAHTIGFARCAMFNNRLFNFSGSGSPDPTMESRMVSDLQALCPLTDDGNKTTVLDRNSTDLFDNHYYKNLLNQKGLLESDQILFSSAAAQSSTKSLVEDYSSNTTRFFEDFVRAMIKMGNISPLTGSNGEIRKNCRVVNS; encoded by the exons ATGGAAACCTCCAGCTGCAGATTAAAGGGTCGTTTTGCTTTGCTTATGATTGTCTTTCTCATGCTGTGTGGTGCCACAAGGGCACAGTTAACTGTGGATTTCTATAAGAGCTCGTGTCCAAACCTTCTCAGAATCGTGAGAAGAGAAGTCGTGAAAGCTATAAAGAGCGAGATGAGAACGGCAGCTTCACTCCTTCGCTTGCACTTCCACGACTGCTTTGTTAAT GGTTGTGACGGATCAGTGCTGTTGGATGGAAGTGATGGGGAGCAATTTGCACTTCCCAACATCAATTCTCTTAGACGGCTTGAAGTGATTGATTCAATCAAAAGCGCGGTGGAGAATTCTTGTAGCGGAGTTGTGTCATGTGCTGATATATTAACCTTAGCTGCTAGAGACTCTGTTCTATTG AGTGGAGGACCAACATGGAAGGTTTTACTGGGGAGAAGAGATGGATTGGTGGCCAACAAAACTGGAGCAGATCAGGTACTGCCCGCTCCATTTGAGAACATTGATGGTATCCTCAAGAAGTTCACTGATGTTGGCCTTGATCTCACCGACGTCGTTGCTTTATCTG GAGCCCACACAATTGGGTTTGCAAGGTGTGCGATGTTCAACAATAGGCTATTCAACTTCTCAGGAAGTGGGTCGCCAGACCCCACCATGGAGAGCAGAATGGTGTCGGATCTGCAGGCGTTGTGCCCTCTCACCGACGATGGCAACAAGACCACAGTGCTGGACAGGAACTCTACGGATTTATTTGACAACCATTACTACAAGAACTTACTCAACCAAAAGGGGCTGTTGGAATCAGACCAAATTCTGTTCTCCAGCGCTGCAGCTCAAAGCAGCACAAAAAGCTTGGTGGAAGATTACAGCTCAAACACGACGCGTTTCTTTGAAGACTTTGTCAGGGCCATGATCAAGATGGGGAACATAAGCCCACTCACGGGCTCTAATGGAGAGATCCGAAAGAATTGTAGAGTGGTTAATTCCTAA
- the LOC111795563 gene encoding peroxidase 2-like: protein MASPKLVAFVAAVGLMLAGASHAQLSPFFYTFTCPQLPFIVLNEVSTAVETDDRAAAKLIRLHFHDCFANGCDGSVLLEDVPGVIDSELNAGANNGIQGREIVDKIKAAVESSCPGVVSCADILALASQVSVVLSGGPAWVVLLGRRDSRVANRAAAEDLPSPFETLDILKSKFKAFGLDSRDLVTLSGAHTFGRSRCFFFSGRFDNFNNTGLPDPTLDAAYREQLRQACTTPTTRVNFDPVTPDIFDKNYYTNLQSLKGLLQSDQELFSTPGADTTAIVNEFAASQFRFFIQFGNSMIKLGNLMPPPGTPSEVRSQCRLLNPSSPAHDVM from the exons ATGGCTTCTCCTAAACTTGTAGCCTTTGTTGCGGCGGTGGGTTTGATGCTGGCCGGGGCCTCTCACGCTCAGCTTAGCCCCTTCTTCTACACCTTCACATGCCCTCAGCTGCCTTTTATTGTTCTCAACGAGGTCTCGACAGCTGTTGAAACCGATGATCGAGCAGCTGCCAAGCTCATTCGCCTCCACTTTCACGACTGCTTTGCCAAT GGGTGTGATGGGTCTGTGCTACTGGAGGACGTGCCGGGCGTCATCGACAGTGAATTAAACGCAGGTGCCAACAATGGGATCCAAGGGCGGGAAATTGTGGATAAAATCAAAGCAGCCGTTGAAAGCTCTTGCCCTGGCGTTGTGTCCTGCGCTGACATCTTAGCGCTGGCTTCTCAAGTTTCTGTTGTATTG TCTGGCGGGCCAGCCTGGGTGGTTCTACTGGGAAGAAGAGACAGCAGAGTAGCGAACAGAGCCGCAGCAGAGGATCTTCCGAGTCCGTTCGAAACTCTGGATATACTGAAATCGAAATTCAAGGCGTTTGGGCTTGATTCTAGAGACCTTGTGACGCTGTCAGGAGCGCACACGTTCGGTCGATCCAGGTGctttttcttctctggaaGGTTCGACAACTTCAACAACACCGGCCTCCCAGACCCGACTCTGGATGCTGCTTACAGGGAGCAGCTTCGTCAAGCATGCACCACACCAACAACACGAGTGAATTTCGATCCCGTGACACCAGACATATTCGACAAAAACTACTACACCAATCTTCAAAGCCTGAAAGGACTTCTCCAAAGTGATCAAGAGCTTTTCTCCACTCCTGGGGCTGATACCACTGCCATTGTCAACGAGTTCGCCGCCAGCCAGTTTCGATTCTTTATTCAATTTGGGAATTCCATGATCAAATTGGGGAACCTCATGCCTCCACCTGGGACACCATCGGAGGTGCGATCGCAGTGTAGGCTGCTCAACCCATCCAGTCCTGCCCATGATGTTATGTAA
- the LOC111794793 gene encoding peroxidase 2-like produces MASPKHTAFAAVVAFMLATTHAQLNPFYYALTCPLLPGIVLDVVSRALKTDDRAAAKLIRLHFHDCFVNGCDGSVLLEDAPGIDSELNAPPNDGIQGGDIVDNIKAETERFCPGVVSCADILAISSQISVFLSGGPIWVVPLGRKDSRIANRTGTSNLPGPSETLKGLKDKFGALGFDSTDLVALSGAHTFGKSRCMFFSGRFDNFNNTGRPDPTLDPAYREQLRQLCTTQQTRANFDPTTPTKFDKAYYSNLLNLKGLLQSDQELFSTPRADTTAIVKNFAANERAFFKQFVKSMIKMGNLKPPSGIRSEVRLNCRRVNAASGHDVM; encoded by the exons ATGGCTTCCCCCAAGCATACAGCCTTCGCCGCGGTGGTAGCTTTTATGCTAGCCACCACTCACGCGCAGCTCAACCCTTTCTACTACGCTTTGACATGCCCTCTCCTCCCCGGGATCGTCCTCGACGTGGTCTCCCGAGCTTTAAAGACCGACGACCGAGCTGCTGCTAAGCTCATCCGCCTCCATTTCCATGATTGCTTTGTCAAT GGGTGCGACGGCTCTGTTTTGCTGGAGGATGCACCAGGCATCGACAGTGAACTAAACGCACCTCCCAACGATGGGATTCAAGGGGGTGACATCGTGGACAACATCAAAGCAGAAACAGAACGCTTCTGTCCGGGCGTTGTCTCCTGCGCTGACATCCTAGCCATTTCGTCTCAAATCTCTGTTTTCTTG TCAGGAGGGCCAATTTGGGTAGTGCCATTGGGTAGAAAAGACAGCAGGATAGCCAATAGAACAGGAACCTCAAATCTCCCCGGTCCATCAGAAACTCTCAAAGGACTCAAAGACAAATTTGGGGCTCTTGGGTTTGATTCAACCGATCTCGTGGCTCTATCAGGAGCCCACACGTTCGGGAAATCCAGATGTATGTTCTTCAGTGGACGCTTCGACAACTTCAACAACACCGGCAGACCCGACCCAACGCTCGACCCTGCTTACAGGGAGCAGCTCCGACAACTCTGTACAACCCAACAAACAAGAGCGAATTTCGATCCAACCACACCGACCAAATTCGACAAAGCTTATTACAGCAATCTCCTGAACCTGAAAGGCCTTCTCCAAAGTGACCAAGAGCTCTTCTCCACACCCAGGGCTGACACGACTGCCATCGTCAAGAACTTCGCCGCCAACGAGCGTGCGTTCTTTAAACAATTTGTGAAATCCATGATCAAAATGGGTAATCTCAAGCCGCCTTCCGGCATCAGATCAGAAGTCAGATTAAACTGTAGAAGGGTCAACGCAGCCAGTGGGCATGATGTTATGTAA
- the LOC111794995 gene encoding enoyl-[acyl-carrier-protein] reductase [NADH], chloroplastic-like → MAAAASNIQIATLKHYQLPSRKGFKPFGTTLSGNSKAPSFAKLSSSSNISSLPFFQQRFVSSSVKNERIVTKAMAEANDSKPISGLSIDLKGKRAFIAGVADDNGYGWAIAKALAAAGAEILVGTWVPALNIFESSFRRGKFDESRVLPDGSLMEITKVYPLDAVFDSPEDVPEDIKTNKRYAGSSNWTVKEVAECVKQDFGSIDILVHSLANGPEVTKPLLETSRNGYLAALSASSYSYISLLKHFVPIMNPGGASLSLTYIASERIIPGYGGGMSSAKAALESDTRVLAFEAGRKHKIRVNTISAGPLRSRAAKAIGFIDMMIDYSSVNAPLQKELSAEEVGNTAAFLASPLASAITGAVIYVDNGLNAMGVGVDSPMFKDLDIPTDKH, encoded by the exons ATGGCAGCTGCAGCTTCTAACATTCAGATAGCGACACTAAAACACTACCAATTGCCCTCAAGGAAAGGCTTCAAGCCATTTGGAACTACCCTTAGTGGCAATTCTAAAGCTCCATCATTCGCTAAGCTTTCGAGTTCTAGCAATATATCATCTTTACCATTTTTCCAGCAGAGGTTCGTCTCGTCTTCAgtgaaaaatgagagaattgTAACCAAAGCAATGGCTGAAGCTAATGATAGTAAGCCTATCTCTGGGCTGTCAATTGATCTAAAAG GTAAGAGAGCATTTATCGCTGGTGTAGCTGATGATAATGGATATGGGTGGGCGATTGCAAAAGCTCTTGCGGCAGCTGGTGCTGAAATTCTTGTTGGCACGTGGGTGCCT gCCTTGAACATTTTTGAATCCAGCTTCAGACGTGGAAAGTTCGATGAATCGCGAGT ACTGCCAGATGGTTCACTTATGGAGATCACAAAAGTATATCCTCTAGATGCAGTTTTTGACAGCCCGGAGGATGTTCCTGAAGAT ataaaaacaaacaaacgcTATGCAGGATCCTCAAATTGGACTGTGAAG GAAGTTGCTGAGTGCGTGAAGCAAGATTTTGGCAGCATTGACATTCTTGTGCACTCCCTTGCTAATGGACCGGAG GTAACGAAACCTCTGTTGGAAACATCTCGGAATGGTTATCTAGCAGCTTTATCTGCATCAAGCTACTCTTATATATCTCTACTGAAGCATTTCGTTCCAATCATGAATCCAG GTGGTGCTTCATTATCCCTCACGTACATAGCTTCTGAAAGAATCATTCCAGG GTATGGAGGTGGCATGAGTTCTGCCAAGGCTGCTTTGGAGAGTGATACACGA GTACTTGCTTTTGAAGCTGGAAGAAAGCACAAAATCAGAGTCAACACAATATCTGCGG GTCCACTAAGAAGTCGAGCTGCAAAAGCAATCGGGTTTATTGACATGATGATTGACTATTCATCGGTCAATGCACCTCTGCAGAAAGAACTATCTGCTG AGGAGGTGGGGAATACAGCTGCCTTCTTGGCATCACCTCTGGCTTCTGCTATTACTGGAGCTGTTATTTATGTAGATAATGGTTTGAATGCAATGGGCGTGGGAGTTGATAGCCCGATGTTCAAGGATCTAGATATTCCAACAGACAAGCACTAA
- the LOC111795177 gene encoding uncharacterized protein LOC111795177, translating to MINQAQMISMSHPQMANQPHAINQSQSQVMNQPPVINQPQFLNQSQLMNHSQMMSQSQPQGMQQSPMMMSQSQPPMMTGNYKAWARPLPPLDPNKKYRNFTKPKYGNMKQSRPGRGNWKGKGVGDKRINNRRTENSLPGSISCPNNSSGGYQPPSLHELQSQNRIKARNFYSKKKFNSRFAPYAPRNTTSFIIRAKKSGGIASLVSPCPVTPAVLPTPMFSPSREALGDMAKEEWGVDGYGSMKGLIRLRGSENKAEVHEEEEEEGGGGSSDSEVEEHLEVERKLDHDLSRFEMIYQNYGVEYNNCLENRVDDQDSHIAQLEEENLTLKERLFLMERELVELRRKLQHLEGQNPVVDDVNEEVVDNVSENESDGGLEMEYVSEIRPNQDVDGGSKGGDEKEVFEIEGEEKCVGEDFTIGTEVEEKYIVKDEMVKESDEQLPEDEVAKNEEMKGELASGKVNECEDMDENFGNILHSDSGNGNEAMVNDEEEQTRIVPVNIVADVKCTNSEESKEDSVTGHDCC from the coding sequence ATGATAAATCAAGCTCAAATGATTAGTATGAGCCATCCGCAGATGGCAAACCAGCCTCATGCAATCAATCAGTCTCAATCTCAAGTTATGAACCAGCCACCGGTGATTAATCAACCTCAATTTCTGAACCAAAGCCAGTTAATGAACCATTCTCAGATGATGTCTCAGTCCCAGCCTCAGGGTATGCAGCAGTCCCCGATGATGATGAGTCAATCTCAGCCGCCTATGATGACTGGCAACTATAAGGCATGGGCTCGCCCGCTGCCCCCCTTGGATCCTAACAAGAAGTATCGCAACTTTACGAAGCCTAAGTATGGAAACATGAAGCAGTCGAGGCCAGGGCGTGGAAATTGGAAGGGTAAGGGCGTTGGTGACAAAAGGATAAACAATAGGAGAACGGAAAATTCTTTACCGGGTTCCATAAGCTGTCCAAATAATTCTAGTGGAGGGTATCAACCTCCAAGTCTTCACGAGTTGCAGTCTCAAAATCGTATAAAAGCTCGAAATTTTTACTCGAAAAAGAAGTTCAATAGTAGGTTTGCACCTTATGCGCCTCGGAATACCACGTCTTTTATAATTCGTGCGAAGAAGTCTGGTGGAATCGCTTCCCTTGTGTCCCCTTGTCCCGTAACACCAGCTGTGCTTCCTACTCCAATGTTCTCCCCTTCGAGGGAGGCGTTGGGTGATATGGCCAAGGAGGAGTGGGGCGTTGATGGTTATGGATCAATGAAAGGATTAATAAGGCTTCGAGGGTCTGAGAATAAGGCGGAAGTGcatgaagaggaagaagaggaaggtgGTGGTGGGTCGAGTGATAGTGAAGTCGAGGAACATCTAGAGGTAGAACGTAAATTGGACCATGATTTGAGCCGATTTGAGATGATATATCAGAACTATGGAGTAGAGTATAATAATTGTTTGGAAAATAGGGTCGATGATCAGGATAGCCATATAGCTCAGTTGGAGGAGGAGAACTTGACGCTGAAGGAGAGACTTTTTCTTATGGAGAGAGAGCTTGTTGAGTTGAGGAGGAAGTTGCAACATCTCGAGGGGCAAAACCCAGTTGTTGATGATGTGAATGAGGAGGTAGTGGATAACGTGTCTGAGAATGAAAGTGATGGAGGGTTGGAGATGGAATACGTATCTGAGATTAGACCAAACCAAGATGTTGATGGTGGTTCTAAGGGGGGCGATGAAAAGGAGGTGTTCGAGATTGAGGGTGAGGAGAAATGTGTAGGGGAAGATTTTACTATTGGGACAGAGGTTGAAGAGAAATACATAGTGAAGGATGAAATGGTGAAAGAATCAGATGAGCAGCTTCCTGAGGACGAAGTAgcgaaaaatgaagaaatgaaggGGGAACTTGCATCTGGCAAGGTAAATGAATGCGAGgatatggatgaaaattttggtAATATTTTGCACTCGGATTCAGGGAATGGAAATGAAGCCATGGTCAATGATGAAGAAGAGCAGACCAGAATTGTACCTGTAAACATAGTTGCAGATGTGAAGTGTACTAACAGTGAAGAGTCAAAGGAGGATTCTGTAACAGGACACGACTGTTGTTAA
- the LOC111794935 gene encoding FT-interacting protein 1 translates to MQKPLQSHDFALKETYPKIGAVSIMGDKLSSTYDLVEQMQYLYVYVVKAKDLHGKEVTGSCDPYVEVKLGNYKGTTKHFEKKSNPEWKQVFAFSRERIQASLLEVVVKDKAYVIDDFMGRAIFDLNDAPKRVPPDSPLAPQWYRLEDRKGDKVKGELMLAVWMGTQADEAFPDAWHSDAATVGSEAIASIRSKVYLSPKLWYVRVNIIEAQDLVLSDKSRHPEVFAKVIIGAQAIRTRISQSKTINPMWNEDLLFVAAEPFEEPLLLTVEDKVASNKDEILGRCLIPLQNVQRRLDHKPVSTRWYNLEKHIIADGEQKKEVKFASRIHLRICLDGGYHVLDESTHYSSDLRPTAKQLWKSSIGVLELGILSAQGLIPMKMKDSRGTTDSYCVAKYGQKWVRTRTIVDSFTPKWNEQYTWEVFDPCTVITVGVFDNGYIGGGSSVKDSRIGKVRIRLSTLETERVYTHSYPLLVLHSSGVKKMGEVQLAVRFSCSSLINMLHMYSSPLLPKMHYIHPLSVIQLDTLRRQAMQIVSMRLGRAEPALRKEVVEYMLDVDSHMWSMRRSKANFFRIMGVFGGLMAFGKWFDHICNWKNPITTVLIHILFIILVLYPELILPTIFLYLFVIGIWNFRRRPRHPQHMDTRLSHADATHPDELDEEFDSFPTSRSTDIIRMRYDRLRSIAGRVQTVVGDLATQGERFQSLLSWRDPRASALFVTFCLIAAIILYVTPFQVICLVAGIYVLRHPRFRHKLPSVPSTFFRRLPARSDSML, encoded by the coding sequence ATGCAGAAGCCTCTTCAATCTCATGATTTTGCTCTTAAGGAGACCTATCCTAAAATAGGGGCGGTGTCAATAATGGGAGACAAGCTGTCTAGTACGTATGACCTTGTGGAGCAAATGCAATACCTTTATGTTTATGTGGTGAAAGCTAAAGATTTACATGGAAAAGAAGTCACTGGTAGCTGTGATCCTTATGTGGAAGTGAAACTTGGAAATTATAAGGGAACAACAAAACACTTTGAGAAGAAGTCCAATCCTGAGTGGAAACAAGTTTTTGCTTTCTCAAGAGAACGAATCCAAGCGTCTCTTTTGGAAGTGGTGGTGAAAGACAAGGCTTACGTAATAGATGATTTCATGGGGCGGGCTATTTTCGATCTCAACGATGCTCCAAAACGTGTCCCTCCTGACAGTCCGCTGGCACCGCAATGGTATAGGCTGGAGGATCGAAAGGGGGATAAAGTCAAAGGAGAGCTTATGTTGGCTGTGTGGATGGGAACTCAAGCAGATGAAGCATTTCCTGATGCCTGGCATTCAGATGCTGCAACTGTGGGATCTGAAGCCATTGCTAGCATCAGATCAAAGGTTTATCTTTCTCCCAAACTTTGGTATGTAAGAGTAAATATCATTGAAGCTCAGGATCTAGTACTGAGTGATAAAAGTAGGCATCCAGAAGTTTTTGCGAAGGTTATTATTGGGGCTCAAGCTATAAGAACCAGGATATCTCAAAGCAAGACTATAAATCCAATGTGGAATGAGGACTTACTGTTTGTGGCTGCTGAGCCATTTGAGGAGCCATTGCTTCTGACAGTAGAAGACAAGGTGGCATCAAACAAAGACGAAATTCTAGGGAGGTGTTTGATTCCCCTGCAAAATGTGCAGAGGCGATTAGATCATAAACCTGTTAGCACTAGATGGTATAATCTTGAGAAACATATTATTGCAGATGGTGAacagaaaaaagaagttaagTTTGCCAGTAGGATTCATCTTAGGATTTGTTTGGATGGTGGGTATCATGTGTTGGATGAGTCAACCCACTACAGTAGTGATCTTAGGCCTACTGCAAAACAGTTGTGGAAATCTAGTATTGGGGTTCTTGAGTTGGGGATTCTTAGTGCTCAAGggctcataccaatgaagatgaaaGATAGCAGAGGGACGACTGATTCCTATTGCGTGGCAAAATACGGACAGAAGTGGGTTCGAACGAGGACTATTGTAGACAGTTTCACTCCGAAGTGGAACGAACAGTACACTTGGGAGGTTTTTGATCCCTGCACTGTTATTACTGTTGGGGTGTTTGATAATGGTTATATAGGTGGGGGAAGCAGCGTAAAAGATTCAAGGATTGGAAAAGTTCGGATTCGGCTATCGACCCTTGAAACTGAGAGGGTCTACACTCATTCATATCCACTTCTGGTCCTTCATTCTTCAGGAGTGAAGAAAATGGGTGAAGTGCAGTTGGCTGTAAGGTTTAGTTGTTCATCTTTGATTAACATGTTGCATATGTACTCCAGCCCATTGTTGCCAAAAATGCATTACATTCACCCATTATCAGTAATTCAGCTTGATACCTTAAGGCGCCAGGCTATGCAAATTGTGTCGATGAGACTAGGCCGTGCCGAGCCTGCGTTGAGGAAAGAGGTCGTCGAGTATATGTTGGATGTGGATTCACATATGTGGAGCATGAGGAGAAGCAAAGCCAATTTCTTCAGAATAATGGGAGTTTTTGGCGGCTTGATGGCCTTTGGTAAATGGTTTGATCATATTTGCAACTGGAAGAACCCCATTACAACAGTATTAATCCACAtccttttcatcattttagtTCTTTATCCCGAGCTCATTCTTCCAACCATCTTTCTCTACCTTTTCGTTATCGGTATATGGAACTTCAGGCGTAGGCCTAGACACCCCCAACACATGGACACCAGGTTGTCTCATGCTGATGCAACTCATCCTGATGAACTAGATGAAGAATTTGACTCCTTTCCTACATCCCGATCTACCGATATCATTCGGATGAGATACGACCGCCTTCGGAGCATAGCCGGGAGGGTGCAAACTGTGGTCGGGGATCTTGCAACTCAAGGAGAAAGGTTTCAATCGCTACTGAGTTGGAGAGATCCAAGAGCAAGTGCTCTCTTTGTAACATTCTGCTTGATTGCCGCTATAATTTTGTATGTTACACCATTTCAAGTTATTTGCCTTGTTGCAGGCATTTATGTGCTGAGGCATCCAAGATTTCGCCACAAACTTCCTTCTGTTCCTTCAACCTTCTTTAGAAGATTGCCTGCAAGATCAGACAGCATGTTGTGA
- the LOC111794763 gene encoding peroxidase 2-like, translating into MASNSTLLAFLCLVGLMVGASLAQLNPSFYAKSCPNLAKIVNGVVANALRTDARAGAKLIRFHFHDCFVDGCDASVLLENAPGIDSELDAPGNQGIQGLNIIDDIKSAVEKACPRTVSCADILTIASRESVVLAGGPSWIVPLGRRDSRTANKEGATNNLASPFEDLDGLKAKFSVFGLDSTDLVALSGAHTFGRSRCAFFSHRFANFNGTNRPDPTLDPAYREQLRRVCSSSETRANFDPTTPDKFDKNYYTNLQGLRGLLQSDQELFSTRGADTVAIVNRFAKNQDEFFKNFGRSMIKMGNISPLTGKKGEIRLNCRRVNSPPRADEGHDVM; encoded by the exons ATGGCTTCTAACTCCACACTCTTAGCCTTCCTCTGCTTGGTGGGTTTGATGGTGGGAGCCTCTCTGGCTCAGCTAAATCCTTCCTTCTACGCCAAATCATGTCCTAATTTAGCAAAAATTGTGAATGGCGTAGTCGCAAACGCGCTACGAACCGATGCTCGAGCCGGAGCTAAACTCATTCGCTTCCACTTCCACGACTGCTTTGTTGAT GGGTGTGATGCGTCTGTTTTGCTTGAGAATGCACCTGGCATAGACAGTGAACTAGACGCCCCTGGAAATCAAGGCATTCAAGGTCTTAACATCATCGACGACATCAAATCTGCTGTCGAAAAGGCTTGCCCACGTACTGTTTCCTGTGCTGACATCTTGACCATTGCCTCTAGAGAATCTGTCGTTCTG GCTGGTGGGCCGAGCTGGATTGTGCCATTGGGACGAAGAGACAGCCGAACAGCCAATAAGGAGGGAGCCACCAACAACCTCGCCAGCCCCTTTGAAGACCTGGATGGACTCAAAGCCAAGTTCTCTGTTTTCGGCCTCGACTCCACTGATCTTGTTGCTCTGTCCGGAGCACATACATTTGGGCGTTCAAGATGCGCGTTTTTCAGCCATCGTTTCGCGAATTTCAACGGCACCAACAGGCCAGATCCGACACTAGACCCAGCTTACAGAGAGCAACTCCGGAGGGTTTGTTCTAGCTCAGAGACACGAGCCAATTTTGACCCGACAACGCCAGACAAATTTGACAAGAACTATTACACCAATCTTCAGGGGCTTCGAGGGCTTCTTCAGAGCGATCAAGAACTGTTCTCTACTCGCGGGGCTGACACGGTGGCGATTGTGAACCGTTTCGCGAAAAACCAAGATGagttctttaaaaattttggtcGGTCTATGATCAAAATGGGAAACATTAGCCCTTTAACtggaaagaaaggagaaattaGATTGAACTGTCGGAGGGTTAATTCTCCACCAAGGGCCGATGAGGGGCATGATGTTATGTAA